Below is a window of Dictyostelium discoideum AX4 chromosome 1 chromosome, whole genome shotgun sequence DNA.
GATTTCAATTCCAGAGGGTCCAAAATCAGATTGCATCACAAAGGAAGTACAAGACTTGTTATTAGACGATGCCATCGAACAAGTACTTCCAAACCGTTATTCAAAGCGCGTTTTTTACTCCAACGTGTTTACGGTTCCAAAACCTGGAACGAATCTACATCGTCCAGTTCTCGATTTAAAAAGGTTAAACACTTACATCAACAACCAATCATTCAAGATGGAAGGAATCAAGAATCTACCATCAATGGTCAAACAAGGTTATTACATGGTAAAACTCGATATCAAGAAAGCTTACCTCCACGTTTTAGTAGATCCGCAATACAGAGACTTATTTCGCTTCGTGTGGAAAGGTTCGCACTACCGTTGGAAAACAATGCCGTTCGGGTTATCGACAGCTCCTCGTATCTTTACAATGTTGTTAAGACCTGTACTTCGAATGTTGAGAGATATCAACGTATCCGTCATCGCATACTTGGACGATCTATTAATCGTCGGTTCAACAAAAGAAGAATGTTTATCCAACCTCAAAAAGACAATGGACTTACTTGTCAAACTAGGTTTCAAGTTAAATCTAGAAAAGAGTGTTCTCGAACCAACTCAATCAATTACATTTCTCGGATTACAAATCGATTCGGTATCAATGAAGCTTCTTGTTCCCaaagaaaagaagaaaagtGTCATCAAGGAAATAagaaactttttaaaactagATTGTTGCTCCCCAAGAAAGCTTGCTGGTTTAAAAGGAAAGCTAATCGCACTGAAAGATGCAGTCATCCCTTTCAGACTTTACACTCGTCGAACAAACAAGTTTCACTCTCAGTGTCTGACTCTAGCCAATGGAGATTGGGATCAATCATTCCCCATTCCTCAAGAGGTCAAGTCAGAGATTTCACATTGGTTAACAGTTCTAAACCAATGGAATGGAAAAGAAATCAGTCTGTTTCCAAGTTACGACTATGTTCTTACAACCGATGCCTCGGAATCAGGTGCAGGTGCCACACTCAAGAAAGGAAACAAGGTAATCAAAACTTGGTCATTCCAGTGGTCAACAACTCAATCAAACATGTCGTCAAATCGTCGAGAAATGCTCGCGCTGCTAATGGCCTATCAAGCGCTATGTCAGAAACTGAACAACTGCAAGCTGAAGATCCAAACCGACAATACTACCACTCTCTCATACATCAATCGCCAGGGTGGTCAGATACAAGATCTCTCAGTTCTGTTCGAACAACTTTGGAAACAATGCCTCAAGAAGAAAGTGAACTTGATTGGAGAGCATATTCCAGGATTCTTCAATGTAAAAGCCGACCACCTCAGTCGTCTTTCAGAGATGAATCACAAATCATCGACCAGAGTAATCAAGAGTTACATCTGGCAACTGAAGAAGGAAGTGTTCAATCGCATCCAACTTCAATTCGGTCAAATACAGATGGATCTGTTCGCATCTCACCTCAACCATCAAACGAACAACTACTCAACAATAAGAATGAATGCACTCAACCTCGATTGGAGTCAATGGAAGCAATGTCTGGCCTTTCCACCACCCATTCTTTTGCCTTCTATCCTGGAGAAGATGAACTCATCCAGTTCGAAGAAGGTTTCTATAATACTGATCTTCCCAATCTGGAGATCAGCAACTTGGTATCCGATGATTCAAGCACAAGTTCCTCGTCATCATCGTCACATGTTTCCTCAAGTACTGGGAACATTCCAAGAAGTATTGACCAAACAATCAGTAGAGTCGATACCAATCCAGATTCAACAACGTTGGAAGCTGGGGATTATTCAACTTTCCAATCTCATGTAATGTCCTTCGCTCgtacaacaaatacaaaaacAGCTGAGCTGTTAATGAAGTCATGGGAACCTTCAACTCTCAAAGTATATAGCTCCAGTTATACAAGATTCCGCAATTTCTGTACTTTGAACTCTTTGAATCCAGCAAACATTA
It encodes the following:
- a CDS encoding hypothetical protein (Slime mold (D.discoideum) transposon DIRS-1, complete, clone SB41), translated to MFIQPQKDNGLTCQTRFQVKSRKECSRTNSINYISRITNRFGINEASCSQRKEEKCHQGNKKLFKTRLLLPKKACWFKRKANRTERCSHPFQTLHSSNKQVSLSVSDSSQWRLGSIIPHSSRGQVRDFTLVNSSKPMEWKRNQSVSKLRLCSYNRCLGIRCRCHTQERKQGNQNLVIPVVNNSIKHVVKSSRNARAANGLSSAMSETEQLQAEDPNRQYYHSLIHQSPGWSDTRSLSSVRTTLETMPQEESELDWRAYSRILQCKSRPPQSSFRDESQIIDQSNQELHLATEEGSVQSHPTSIRSNTDGSVRISPQPSNEQLLNNKNECTQPRLESMEAMSGLSTTHSFAFYPGEDELIQFEEGFYNTDLPNLEISNLVSDDSSTSSSSSSSHVSSSTGNIPRSIDQTISRVDTNPDSTTLEAGDYSTFQSHVMSFARTTNTKTAELLMKSWEPSTLKVYSSSYTRFRNFCTLNSLNPANITLVVFMDYLTHLFKHKPPLAFSTINGHRSMLNQLLLLRNQTDIVNDPFITRIMTGIHKLRPSSAKYKEIWDANQVFKHLSTIKVIPKYTYTALLNKTLVLCKMFGLARSSDLVKWSFKGLIITPDSIKGPVINAKEQRSGIVSILELTSLDDTNSQVCPVRHLATYLRASKGRRKPHSGDSVFIKNEGEPLQVNDINSIVLSTLSKSGIDIVKFKSHSTRSAMASLLLSNNVPFHVVKKMGRWKSNDTVDTFYDKRIIGEKSGGFLNTVVQIS